The Methanomassiliicoccales archaeon genome has a segment encoding these proteins:
- a CDS encoding DNA polymerase II, which translates to MGEWDVRLLTASYSKTDNDNIVVELYGKTRDGRSITMRRTGFRPYFHVAAPPEDVLPYVQGKDDFLAIDPVELFLINKGRTQTCSKVVIKFPWVVPQYRSELKRQGFEVYAADIPFHHRFIYDNDLPACFTAKGEEIKGDYTTDLAINLRGFTEIPPFTPKLKVLSFDIENSITDQMIYTICYVIKDEGGVRSGEPVTGTEKEIIERFTEVIQMEDPDIITGYNIDGYDIPFIMGRAKKLGIEELKWGRDHSTPRRVMNRFWRCTGRLITDAWWAVKIEIKPKQETLNAVSKLLLGEEKLDVDMKMKVGEDYDPRAIDKEWTNNRDKVLAYCTRDAELALKILGKVGRIRKGMDLAAVSRMPVDDVLNSGSSQLIDSIMIRAADRHVPQVAVPLTSNFDDDEEAIEGGYVHEISPGVYHWVCVLDFKSMYPSLIISRNICFTTRDDKGEIVSPLGVHFLSKEQRPGILPSILADLMHRRDETKALAKKAKDPEEAHYYDGLQAAIKILMNSFYGVFASSFYRFTDRSIGGSITAFARETTKGIISSLEGEGTKVIYSDTDSVFVQSPHDNIEGSLAFGKELATRFSKEGGSLEFEKIMEPLFSHGKKKRYVGRMVWPKEELVIRGYEVRRTDAFDLQSESLMAMFEFIMDGKTEEAVKSARNYVQDTLAGKVPLEKLIISKGCRAFKDYTNPEAQATVQTAKKLIEMGYEFVPGMKVSWVVTNSRRKPQEVQPYISGQEFTYTPDYRYYAERLAQTLSRATEVFGWGDKDLMSGNQQANLFDYDPEEKKPVIRLEQVKKTDKKLSLDDFM; encoded by the coding sequence ATGGGCGAATGGGACGTCCGGCTGCTCACCGCTTCCTACTCGAAGACGGACAACGACAACATCGTCGTCGAGCTGTACGGAAAGACGCGTGACGGGCGCTCCATCACCATGCGCCGCACCGGCTTCCGCCCCTACTTCCACGTGGCCGCGCCGCCGGAGGACGTGCTGCCCTACGTGCAGGGCAAGGACGACTTCCTGGCCATAGACCCCGTGGAGCTGTTCCTGATCAACAAGGGCCGGACGCAGACCTGCTCCAAAGTGGTTATCAAGTTCCCCTGGGTGGTGCCGCAGTACCGCTCCGAGCTAAAGAGGCAGGGCTTCGAGGTCTACGCCGCGGACATACCGTTCCACCACCGCTTCATCTACGACAACGATCTGCCGGCCTGCTTCACCGCCAAAGGCGAGGAGATCAAGGGCGATTACACCACGGACCTGGCCATCAACCTGCGAGGCTTCACCGAGATACCCCCCTTCACGCCGAAGCTGAAGGTGCTCAGCTTCGACATAGAGAACTCCATCACCGACCAGATGATCTACACCATCTGCTACGTCATCAAGGATGAGGGCGGGGTACGTAGCGGGGAACCGGTCACGGGGACGGAGAAAGAGATCATCGAACGCTTCACCGAGGTCATCCAGATGGAGGACCCGGACATCATCACCGGCTACAACATCGACGGGTATGACATACCGTTCATAATGGGGCGGGCCAAGAAGCTGGGGATAGAAGAGCTCAAGTGGGGCCGGGACCACTCCACCCCGCGCCGGGTGATGAACCGCTTCTGGCGCTGCACCGGCCGGCTCATCACCGACGCTTGGTGGGCGGTGAAGATCGAGATAAAGCCCAAGCAGGAGACGCTCAACGCCGTGTCCAAGCTCCTCCTGGGCGAAGAGAAGCTAGACGTGGACATGAAGATGAAGGTGGGCGAGGACTACGATCCCCGGGCCATCGACAAGGAATGGACCAACAATCGAGACAAGGTGCTGGCGTACTGCACGAGGGATGCCGAGCTGGCGCTCAAGATCCTAGGAAAGGTCGGCCGCATACGGAAAGGCATGGATTTGGCCGCCGTTTCGCGCATGCCGGTGGACGACGTGCTGAACAGTGGCTCCTCCCAGCTCATCGACTCCATAATGATACGCGCGGCCGACCGCCACGTCCCGCAGGTGGCCGTGCCGTTGACAAGCAACTTCGATGACGACGAGGAGGCCATCGAGGGCGGGTACGTGCACGAGATATCTCCCGGAGTATACCACTGGGTGTGCGTCCTGGACTTCAAGTCCATGTACCCCAGCCTGATCATCTCCCGCAACATCTGCTTCACCACCCGCGACGACAAGGGGGAGATAGTCTCCCCGTTGGGCGTGCACTTCCTGAGCAAGGAGCAAAGGCCGGGCATCCTGCCGTCGATACTGGCCGACCTGATGCACCGGCGCGACGAGACCAAGGCCCTGGCCAAAAAGGCCAAGGACCCCGAGGAGGCGCACTATTACGACGGTCTCCAAGCGGCCATCAAGATCCTCATGAACTCCTTCTACGGGGTGTTCGCCTCCTCCTTCTACCGCTTCACCGACCGCAGCATCGGCGGCAGCATCACCGCCTTCGCCAGGGAGACGACAAAAGGCATCATCAGTTCCCTGGAGGGAGAGGGGACCAAGGTCATCTACTCCGACACCGACTCGGTTTTCGTGCAGTCACCGCACGACAACATAGAAGGTTCCCTGGCCTTCGGCAAGGAGCTGGCGACGCGTTTCTCCAAGGAGGGCGGCTCCCTGGAGTTCGAGAAGATCATGGAGCCGCTCTTCTCCCACGGCAAGAAGAAGAGGTACGTCGGGCGCATGGTCTGGCCCAAGGAGGAGCTGGTCATACGCGGCTACGAGGTGCGCCGCACCGACGCCTTCGACCTGCAGTCCGAATCCCTGATGGCCATGTTCGAGTTCATCATGGACGGGAAGACCGAGGAGGCGGTGAAGTCCGCACGGAACTACGTGCAGGACACCCTGGCCGGGAAGGTGCCGTTGGAGAAGCTCATCATCTCCAAGGGCTGCCGGGCTTTCAAGGACTACACCAACCCGGAGGCCCAGGCCACCGTCCAAACGGCCAAGAAGCTCATTGAGATGGGGTACGAATTTGTCCCAGGCATGAAGGTCTCCTGGGTGGTCACCAACTCCCGCAGGAAGCCGCAGGAAGTACAACCGTACATCTCCGGCCAGGAGTTCACCTATACCCCCGACTACCGCTACTATGCGGAGCGCTTGGCGCAGACGCTGTCGCGCGCGACGGAGGTCTTCGGTTGGGGAGACAAGGACCTCATGAGCGGCAACCAGCAGGCCAACCTCTTCGACTACGATCCGGAGGAGAAGAAACCGGTCATAAGGCTGGAGCAGGTCAAGAAGACGGACAAGAAATTGTCGCTGGACGACTTCATGTGA
- a CDS encoding 50S ribosomal protein L15e, which yields MVDKKVDDNEEEPRPVNGKSFYSYISKAWDRPEASYVKALQWERYISWRREKNFSRIERPTRLDRARALGYKAKQGIIMVRGRVRKGGLQKRKIWKGRRSKREGMKKITMGKSIKRIAEERAAKHFPNMEVLNSYWVGEDGKNVWFEIILVDKHHPSVMADKNLNWLCDNANKGRVYRGKTSAGRKGRGLHWKGKGAEKARPSVRAHDHGIK from the coding sequence ATGGTTGACAAGAAGGTTGACGATAACGAGGAAGAACCGAGGCCCGTGAACGGTAAGAGCTTTTACTCTTACATCTCCAAGGCCTGGGACCGACCCGAGGCTTCTTACGTAAAGGCTCTTCAATGGGAACGTTACATCTCCTGGAGGCGGGAGAAGAACTTCAGCCGCATCGAGAGGCCGACCCGCCTAGACCGCGCCCGCGCCCTTGGCTACAAGGCCAAGCAGGGCATCATCATGGTCCGTGGCCGCGTCCGCAAGGGCGGGCTGCAGAAGCGCAAGATCTGGAAGGGACGCCGGTCCAAGCGCGAGGGTATGAAGAAGATCACCATGGGCAAGAGCATCAAGAGGATCGCCGAGGAGAGGGCGGCCAAGCACTTCCCCAACATGGAGGTCCTCAACTCCTACTGGGTCGGCGAGGATGGCAAGAACGTGTGGTTCGAGATCATCCTGGTCGACAAGCACCACCCCTCGGTCATGGCCGACAAGAACCTGAACTGGCTGTGCGACAACGCCAACAAGGGCAGGGTCTACCGCGGTAAGACCTCCGCCGGCCGCAAGGGCCGCGGACTGCACTGGAAGGGCAAGGGTGCCGAGAAGGCCCGCCCCTCGGTGCGCGCCCACGACCACGGCATAAAGTAG
- a CDS encoding THUMP domain-containing protein, with protein MGLLLIRYAEMGLKGPGIRRHFERVLIHNMMASLAQERVEAFIESQYGRLFVTTGQPQEAAAVLRRVFGISSLSVVRECTSDVGEVRKLALQVAAPLLKDSGSFKVDARRNGTHPYTSMQLAAQAGEEIFEALKPRGVRVDLHHPDLVVYVEVRDKRAYVFSEYLEGPGGLPMGSQGKVVAVIENRRDALAAWMMMKRGCRVLLLGDDPEALHILERWDPEPWKISGHLEREVHVRKVAGVVVGWDLAEVASAPRLDVNVPIYHPLIGMSKEEVERRLEEISK; from the coding sequence ATGGGCCTGCTGTTGATCAGGTACGCCGAGATGGGGCTGAAGGGCCCGGGCATCCGCCGCCACTTCGAGAGGGTGCTCATCCACAATATGATGGCCTCCCTGGCCCAGGAACGAGTGGAGGCCTTCATCGAAAGCCAGTACGGCCGCCTTTTCGTCACCACCGGTCAACCGCAGGAGGCCGCGGCCGTGCTGCGCCGGGTCTTCGGCATCTCCTCGCTGAGCGTAGTGAGGGAATGCACGTCGGACGTCGGCGAGGTCCGTAAATTGGCGCTACAGGTGGCCGCCCCCCTGCTGAAGGACAGCGGCAGCTTCAAGGTGGACGCCCGCCGGAACGGCACCCATCCCTATACCAGCATGCAGCTGGCGGCCCAGGCCGGAGAGGAGATTTTCGAGGCATTGAAGCCCCGCGGGGTGCGGGTGGACCTGCACCATCCCGACCTGGTGGTCTACGTGGAGGTGCGCGACAAGCGCGCCTACGTCTTCAGCGAGTATCTGGAGGGGCCGGGCGGGCTTCCCATGGGTAGTCAGGGCAAGGTGGTGGCCGTCATCGAAAATAGGAGGGACGCGCTGGCCGCCTGGATGATGATGAAGCGGGGCTGCCGGGTGCTGCTGTTGGGCGATGACCCGGAAGCGTTGCATATACTAGAACGATGGGACCCCGAGCCCTGGAAGATAAGCGGGCACTTGGAGAGGGAAGTGCATGTCAGGAAGGTCGCGGGCGTGGTTGTGGGCTGGGACCTGGCCGAGGTAGCATCCGCTCCGCGCCTGGACGTGAACGTTCCGATATACCATCCTCTCATCGGAATGTCAAAAGAAGAAGTGGAAAGGCGTTTGGAAGAGATTTCTAAGTAG
- a CDS encoding sulfite exporter TauE/SafE family protein, producing the protein MDALVLLLVAVLCMSAGTIGAMMGIGGGLIIIPLLTLGFGIPMQEAIGASLIGVIATSTGAATKYVKQGLTNVRLALFLEMSTTVGSIVGALIAVYTDQTVLFLLFSMLLVYAGLTMLRHREKRISPEDAAIDGQMLDLSCQYVDPKDSCEVSYGVKGLKKGLAYSSVAGILSGLLGVGGGLIKVPVMNVCMCVPLKAATATSNFMIGVTALTGAIIFYGHGLLDAYLCAAVALGVFAGAYVGTVLMAKRSSEQLRGWFAVLLFIVAVTMVLKAFGIYGGA; encoded by the coding sequence ATGGATGCGCTGGTCCTGTTGCTCGTCGCCGTGCTGTGCATGAGCGCAGGCACGATCGGCGCGATGATGGGCATCGGCGGAGGACTGATCATCATCCCTCTGCTGACCCTCGGCTTCGGCATCCCCATGCAGGAGGCCATCGGCGCCAGCCTCATCGGCGTGATCGCCACCTCCACCGGGGCGGCCACTAAATACGTCAAGCAGGGGCTGACCAACGTGCGGCTGGCACTGTTCCTGGAGATGTCCACCACCGTCGGTTCGATAGTCGGCGCGCTCATCGCCGTCTACACGGACCAGACGGTTCTCTTCCTGCTCTTCTCCATGCTCCTGGTCTACGCCGGGCTCACCATGCTCCGTCACCGGGAGAAGCGCATCTCCCCCGAGGACGCGGCCATCGACGGCCAGATGCTGGACCTTTCCTGTCAGTACGTCGACCCCAAGGACAGCTGCGAGGTCAGTTACGGGGTCAAGGGCCTGAAGAAAGGGCTGGCCTACAGCTCCGTAGCCGGCATTCTCTCCGGGCTGCTGGGCGTCGGCGGCGGGCTGATCAAAGTGCCGGTGATGAACGTGTGCATGTGCGTTCCGTTGAAGGCGGCCACGGCCACCAGCAACTTCATGATCGGGGTGACCGCCCTCACCGGCGCCATAATCTTCTACGGGCACGGGCTGCTGGACGCCTACCTGTGCGCCGCCGTGGCCCTGGGCGTGTTCGCCGGGGCGTATGTGGGAACGGTGCTCATGGCCAAGCGTTCGTCGGAACAGCTGCGGGGCTGGTTCGCCGTCCTGCTGTTCATTGTGGCCGTGACCATGGTCCTGAAGGCCTTCGGCATCTACGGAGGTGCCTGA
- a CDS encoding DUF1634 domain-containing protein encodes MTSQVNLCHVVQPILRWGMISSLCMMLIGLAIGAVEGTEATGVLSLDRIPAGLAELDPLAFLTLGLVLLIATPLTRVVGALFVFLKEGDRKFILISVAVLLAVTAAVLLGAT; translated from the coding sequence ATGACCTCCCAGGTCAACCTCTGCCATGTGGTGCAGCCCATATTGCGCTGGGGCATGATATCGAGCTTATGTATGATGCTGATCGGATTAGCAATAGGGGCGGTCGAGGGCACGGAGGCCACCGGCGTGCTCTCGTTGGACCGCATCCCCGCTGGACTAGCCGAGCTGGATCCCCTGGCCTTCCTGACACTGGGGCTGGTGCTGCTGATCGCTACGCCCCTGACCAGGGTGGTCGGGGCCTTGTTCGTCTTCCTCAAAGAAGGCGACCGCAAGTTCATACTGATCTCCGTGGCCGTTCTGCTCGCGGTCACCGCCGCCGTCCTTCTCGGGGCGACCTGA
- a CDS encoding MFS transporter, giving the protein MVKERSKDDRWYYSFLPYNLSGGSTNALIPLFITEGLKGTVAQVGIVSAATSLAAVPGAVLWGNLSDTTKRRVPFVLLGFLGVAFSLVLMGLSQGISEYYVANFMFGFLGAAIAPVGTVMVLESFSKDQWAKKLGEFSRVGGLGWVVGLLMGTVWLMVFPSDGDAFPMRTLFVIAGILGFLSVFLGWRYMKEPARNITRREMQHMDLYKVPSYLMEKLRYLPMHLLDIVEISSKNLSSKNFPSNLKRYYMVVFLAFTGFLCFYVALPVFLSQYVGISSAQVFAVYLASSIVSLVFYAVAGRFVDRLGGRKVQVMAFGLRVLIFPTFFVVTTLSMDLTTLFLLMCLLNGLAGMCWALLAVAGDTLVARMAKREYRSQSMGMYNSIRGISSIVGSLVGGLVAEFYGYLALFILSSIFIISAIALLFSTDVEKEADETVKEVATV; this is encoded by the coding sequence ATGGTCAAGGAACGCTCCAAGGACGACCGCTGGTACTACTCCTTCCTCCCCTACAACCTGTCCGGGGGAAGCACCAACGCCCTGATCCCCCTTTTCATCACCGAGGGTCTGAAGGGGACGGTGGCCCAGGTGGGCATAGTCAGCGCAGCCACTTCCCTGGCCGCGGTCCCCGGGGCGGTGCTTTGGGGAAATCTATCCGACACCACCAAGCGCCGCGTCCCCTTCGTTCTCCTGGGATTCCTGGGCGTGGCCTTCTCCCTGGTGCTCATGGGTCTGTCCCAGGGCATCTCCGAGTACTACGTGGCCAACTTCATGTTCGGTTTTCTCGGCGCGGCCATCGCCCCGGTGGGCACGGTCATGGTCCTGGAAAGCTTCAGCAAGGACCAATGGGCCAAGAAGCTAGGGGAGTTCAGCCGTGTCGGCGGTCTCGGTTGGGTCGTAGGGTTGCTCATGGGCACGGTATGGCTCATGGTATTCCCTTCCGATGGGGACGCCTTCCCCATGCGGACTCTTTTCGTCATAGCAGGAATATTGGGATTCCTATCGGTCTTCCTCGGCTGGCGCTATATGAAGGAACCCGCCCGGAACATCACCCGGCGGGAAATGCAGCACATGGACCTCTACAAGGTGCCGTCCTACCTCATGGAAAAGCTGCGCTACCTACCCATGCACCTTCTGGACATAGTGGAGATATCCAGCAAGAACCTCAGTTCCAAGAACTTCCCCTCCAACCTGAAGCGGTACTACATGGTGGTGTTCCTGGCCTTCACCGGCTTCCTGTGCTTCTATGTGGCCCTACCCGTTTTCCTCAGCCAATACGTGGGCATAAGCAGCGCCCAGGTGTTCGCCGTTTATCTGGCCAGTTCTATAGTGTCCCTGGTCTTCTACGCGGTGGCGGGGAGGTTCGTGGACCGTCTGGGCGGGAGGAAGGTGCAGGTGATGGCCTTCGGGCTCAGGGTACTGATATTCCCCACCTTCTTCGTGGTCACCACGTTATCCATGGACCTGACCACCCTGTTCCTGCTCATGTGCCTCCTGAACGGCCTGGCTGGAATGTGCTGGGCGCTTCTGGCAGTGGCCGGGGACACCTTGGTGGCCCGGATGGCCAAGCGGGAGTACCGCAGCCAGTCCATGGGCATGTACAACTCCATCCGAGGGATATCCTCCATAGTCGGCTCGCTGGTCGGCGGTCTGGTGGCAGAGTTCTACGGTTATCTGGCCCTGTTCATCCTCTCCTCAATCTTCATAATATCGGCCATCGCCCTACTGTTCAGCACCGATGTGGAAAAGGAGGCCGACGAGACGGTGAAAGAGGTCGCCACGGTCTGA
- a CDS encoding flavodoxin family protein gives MKILVMYDSIYGNTERMAKAITEGLKEKGHEVECRHQSVSGEEDFMGAKLWVLGSPTRWGRATFRFRTLVLNAVKEAGTDHDFVTFDTRYENMHYGAADRLSQLLTKKGLRMLLPPEHFIMDGNELRPDQEERARQYGRSIASML, from the coding sequence ATGAAGATCCTGGTCATGTACGACTCCATCTACGGCAACACGGAACGCATGGCCAAGGCCATCACCGAAGGTCTGAAGGAGAAAGGGCATGAGGTGGAATGCCGCCATCAATCGGTCTCCGGGGAGGAGGATTTTATGGGAGCGAAACTATGGGTGCTCGGCTCCCCCACCAGATGGGGACGAGCTACCTTCCGCTTCAGGACGCTGGTCCTGAACGCCGTCAAGGAGGCCGGGACGGACCACGACTTCGTCACCTTCGACACCCGTTATGAGAACATGCACTACGGGGCGGCCGACCGATTGAGCCAGCTGCTTACGAAAAAGGGGTTGAGGATGCTCTTGCCGCCCGAACATTTCATAATGGACGGGAACGAGCTTCGTCCGGACCAGGAGGAACGGGCCCGGCAGTACGGACGGTCTATCGCCAGCATGCTCTGA
- a CDS encoding lysylphosphatidylglycerol synthase transmembrane domain-containing protein has protein sequence MGRIGLGTKIKLGVSIALIVLVVLYSDPGEMGEALSGVNLWLIGLVVILYLINMAFKAYRWGVLMEHAGHDVPFRSTFTAFSLSQAINNLIPGRVVGETSRIVDINTREGVSMGKGLATVVTERIMDFVVLTVLSVTSLVLLLAYIVEDLRGYLIFMVAVMVVANIFFIYILAKPALLVRLGAWAARKMDRLFKGEKGTELSAKMMGMIGSFNEALTFKGNRKLMVWAAVLTVFIWVNEIARLFLIIMALGAEVSLVAVVAASSLASLSGVLLAAGSGNVVMSSAVFTAAKLDVHIATTAGVLSALTSIWLAVPVSLIAMLVDHRLGPPANSAKSSKTTDEKKGLN, from the coding sequence ATGGGCAGGATAGGACTTGGCACTAAGATCAAGTTGGGCGTTTCTATCGCCCTCATCGTACTGGTAGTGCTGTACTCCGACCCCGGGGAGATGGGAGAGGCCCTGTCCGGGGTCAACCTCTGGCTCATCGGGCTGGTCGTCATCCTCTATCTCATCAACATGGCCTTCAAGGCTTACCGCTGGGGGGTGCTGATGGAGCACGCCGGGCACGACGTCCCCTTCCGTTCCACCTTCACCGCCTTCTCCCTGTCCCAGGCCATCAACAACCTCATACCCGGGCGGGTGGTCGGAGAGACCTCGCGCATCGTGGACATAAACACCCGGGAGGGGGTCAGCATGGGCAAGGGGCTGGCCACGGTGGTCACCGAGCGAATCATGGACTTCGTGGTGCTGACGGTGCTCTCGGTCACCAGCCTGGTGCTGCTGCTGGCGTACATCGTGGAGGACCTCCGCGGGTACCTGATATTCATGGTCGCGGTCATGGTCGTGGCCAACATCTTCTTCATCTACATTTTGGCCAAGCCGGCGCTGCTGGTCCGCCTCGGGGCCTGGGCCGCCAGAAAGATGGACCGATTGTTCAAAGGGGAGAAGGGCACCGAGCTTTCCGCCAAGATGATGGGCATGATCGGCTCCTTCAACGAGGCCTTGACCTTCAAGGGGAACCGTAAGCTCATGGTATGGGCCGCGGTGCTCACTGTATTCATCTGGGTGAACGAGATCGCCCGCCTTTTCCTGATCATCATGGCCTTGGGTGCGGAGGTCTCGCTGGTCGCGGTGGTGGCCGCCTCCAGCCTGGCCTCGCTCAGCGGCGTGCTGCTAGCGGCCGGTAGCGGCAACGTGGTCATGTCCTCGGCGGTCTTCACCGCCGCTAAATTGGACGTGCACATCGCCACCACCGCGGGCGTATTAAGTGCCCTGACCTCCATATGGCTTGCCGTGCCGGTAAGTCTCATAGCTATGCTGGTCGATCACCGGCTGGGACCGCCGGCCAACTCGGCAAAGTCCAGCAAGACTACAGACGAAAAGAAGGGATTGAACTGA
- a CDS encoding glycosyltransferase family 2 protein has product MLKNEEGNVGPLTEDILEVYRDQKIDGEVLLVDDGSIDKSKEICDQLAKDHPNVRTVHHVKNLGRSYAIRTGFQQAKGEIVIIMDADRQYEPKQIPMFLAKMDEGYDVVTGWRKERTDTFIRRFISRTYNRLIIRRKFKLQIKDQNSGFKAFRREKAVAMGFDPEGYQGLHRFILPLAALKGLKIAEVPIVHYDRPSGKSYIKFYTVPFITLRDFSKFKKDHKEEIKALKKKG; this is encoded by the coding sequence ATGTTAAAGAATGAAGAAGGGAACGTCGGCCCGCTGACCGAGGACATACTCGAGGTGTACCGAGACCAGAAGATCGACGGCGAGGTCCTGCTGGTGGACGACGGCAGCATCGATAAATCGAAGGAGATATGCGATCAGCTGGCCAAGGACCACCCGAACGTGCGGACGGTGCACCACGTGAAGAATCTGGGACGGTCGTACGCTATCCGCACCGGCTTCCAGCAGGCCAAGGGCGAGATCGTCATAATCATGGACGCCGACCGCCAGTACGAGCCGAAGCAGATCCCCATGTTCCTGGCCAAGATGGACGAGGGCTACGACGTGGTCACTGGCTGGAGGAAGGAACGCACCGACACCTTTATCCGCCGCTTCATCTCCCGAACCTACAACCGTTTAATCATCCGCCGCAAGTTCAAGCTGCAGATCAAGGACCAGAACAGCGGCTTCAAGGCCTTCCGCCGGGAAAAGGCGGTGGCCATGGGCTTCGACCCCGAGGGCTACCAGGGCCTGCACCGCTTCATCCTTCCGTTAGCGGCGCTGAAGGGCCTGAAGATAGCTGAGGTGCCCATCGTGCACTACGACCGACCCAGCGGCAAGTCGTACATCAAGTTCTACACCGTGCCATTCATCACTTTGCGCGACTTCTCCAAGTTCAAGAAGGACCACAAGGAAGAGATCAAGGCCCTGAAGAAGAAGGGCTGA
- a CDS encoding glycosyltransferase 87 family protein yields the protein MNGLRRTWDKAMSKLRPMSVGRKIAVYLIITLLLYGSMIVVDHVFLVGTIEDDLSHPDLDVYRARTQTILDGGLLYRDVHTETPPIINYLLIPPQLLGGAELDWVWSAYFSFFAFLIAVLMYCSLRQFDEWKAYLAGMVVLLSPFTFIESGTGEDESVTAFVFMLAAVLILLERKRSAATVIGVGIWTKMFPLLLFPVHFLQQRRWKDRLMISGIVLAITLLITLPFVVLCWSDFSYFLNFYFLGNEGRPTGGSSVWHFLRMGGWGIPSIVQLGLLGAAMASAYLYPYYKKMPAWQSMTLMLVVFFAFYPKVHGGYWIMLIALLSVWAVDNRKILLRIFLAFVPMILATAFAEGEGTAPPVEFYGSWLLGLVLALIGLLMFVDAVRLAMKERPFIEAAPSG from the coding sequence ATGAACGGGCTGCGAAGGACCTGGGACAAGGCGATGTCCAAGCTCCGCCCGATGTCGGTGGGGCGCAAGATCGCCGTGTACTTGATCATAACCCTGCTGCTCTACGGTTCCATGATCGTGGTGGACCACGTCTTTCTGGTCGGAACCATCGAGGACGACCTATCGCATCCGGACCTGGACGTGTACCGGGCCCGGACGCAGACGATTTTGGACGGGGGGTTGCTGTACCGGGACGTGCACACCGAGACCCCGCCCATCATCAACTACCTGCTGATCCCCCCGCAGCTGCTGGGCGGCGCGGAGCTGGACTGGGTCTGGAGCGCCTACTTCTCCTTCTTCGCCTTCCTGATAGCCGTGCTGATGTACTGCTCTCTGCGCCAATTCGACGAATGGAAGGCCTACCTGGCCGGCATGGTCGTGCTGCTGTCGCCCTTCACCTTCATCGAGTCCGGCACCGGTGAGGACGAGTCCGTCACCGCCTTCGTCTTCATGCTGGCCGCGGTGCTCATCCTCCTGGAGAGAAAAAGATCGGCCGCCACGGTCATCGGCGTGGGCATCTGGACCAAGATGTTCCCCTTGTTACTGTTCCCAGTGCACTTCCTGCAGCAACGCCGCTGGAAGGACCGTCTTATGATTTCGGGGATAGTGCTGGCGATCACCCTCCTAATCACCCTGCCCTTCGTCGTCCTGTGCTGGAGCGACTTCTCCTACTTCCTGAACTTCTACTTCCTGGGGAACGAGGGGCGCCCCACCGGCGGGTCCAGCGTCTGGCACTTCCTGAGGATGGGCGGCTGGGGAATTCCGAGCATCGTGCAGCTCGGCTTGCTCGGCGCAGCCATGGCCTCCGCCTACCTGTACCCCTATTACAAGAAGATGCCCGCCTGGCAGAGCATGACCCTCATGCTGGTGGTGTTCTTCGCTTTCTACCCCAAGGTCCACGGGGGCTACTGGATAATGTTGATCGCCCTGCTCTCGGTTTGGGCCGTAGACAACCGCAAGATACTGCTCCGCATCTTCCTGGCCTTCGTGCCGATGATATTGGCTACCGCCTTCGCCGAAGGCGAGGGCACGGCGCCCCCGGTAGAGTTCTACGGCAGTTGGCTGTTAGGGTTGGTACTGGCGCTCATCGGCCTGCTGATGTTCGTGGACGCCGTGCGGTTGGCCATGAAGGAGCGCCCCTTCATCGAGGCCGCCCCTTCCGGCTGA
- a CDS encoding pyridoxamine 5'-phosphate oxidase family protein has protein sequence MVVLTPEMIEAFKATKYFAMATASKKGDPNVVPIGMAILMDPETIWIGNQFFHQTLKNLKENPRVALLVWTAGVPGCLKVKGDVKVLESGADYEKMKGMVKERRPNLDCKGLVVMKVTEVFDCRSGAEAGKKLL, from the coding sequence ATGGTAGTGCTCACCCCGGAAATGATAGAGGCCTTCAAGGCCACCAAGTACTTCGCCATGGCCACCGCCTCCAAGAAGGGAGATCCGAACGTCGTGCCCATCGGCATGGCCATATTGATGGACCCGGAGACGATCTGGATAGGCAACCAGTTCTTCCACCAGACCCTGAAGAACTTGAAGGAGAACCCGCGCGTTGCTTTGTTGGTCTGGACCGCCGGCGTCCCTGGCTGCCTGAAGGTCAAGGGCGACGTTAAGGTCCTGGAGTCCGGCGCGGACTACGAGAAGATGAAAGGTATGGTCAAGGAGAGGAGGCCCAACCTCGATTGCAAGGGATTGGTGGTCATGAAGGTCACCGAGGTCTTCGACTGCCGCTCCGGCGCAGAGGCTGGAAAGAAGCTGCTCTGA
- a CDS encoding universal stress protein, with amino-acid sequence METSTKAIEFVAEEGRKMGLEMKRSGVPGSPPEEIVKASKDYDIVVMGTAGRTGLAHLRLGSVAEQEIQMPCPGGQGLRHPSDDLNI; translated from the coding sequence ATGGAGACCAGCACCAAGGCCATTGAGTTCGTGGCCGAGGAAGGTCGTAAGATGGGTTTGGAGATGAAACGCTCGGGGGTCCCCGGCTCTCCCCCAGAAGAGATAGTCAAGGCGTCCAAGGACTATGACATAGTGGTCATGGGCACCGCCGGACGGACCGGTCTGGCCCACCTGCGGCTCGGAAGCGTGGCCGAGCAGGAAATCCAAATGCCCTGTCCTGGTGGTCAGGGCCTCCGCCACCCGTCCGATGATCTGAACATCTGA